Genomic DNA from Filimonas effusa:
GAGCTTTGCCGATCTGAAGATCATACCCGCAACGATACACACTACGATCATAATAAAGTTAACCATAGTAATAACAAAGCTACTGGCTCAAAAGCAGCCACCATTGCACTATCCGGAAAGAATATGGTATTTTTTTACACCTGCGTTTTAGACCGCCTGAACTCAACAGGCGTCACATTCATATACTTCCTGAAGAAGCGGTTAAAATAAGCGGGATCCGCAAACCCCAGTTGATAGCTGATCTCCTTAACCGTTAACGCCGACGATGCCAGTAAGATCTTACTTTCTGTAAGCAGCCTTTTTTCTACAAGTTCATGCACCGTAAAATCCGATTCTTTTTTAACCATACGGTTCAGATTACGGGTATCCATATTCAAGGCACTGGCGTAAAACGACACTGGCGTACGGGTAGTAAAATTACTTTCAATCAACAATTCCAGGCGCGACATTAATTGTTTGGCATCGCTCAGCTGGGCAGCCGAAGCTTCATTTCTTCTATGCCGGCTGGCATGAAGGAACAACAACGAAATAAGATGGGTAAGCGCATAAATATCACCTGCTGCTGTTGAAAGCTGCAGACGCAGCATTTCAATAACATGATGAAAGAACGAAGCCCCCAGCGCATCTAAATCGGTATAGGGTAAATTTCGCCCCAACCGCATCATACCATTACCGGTATCTGCCGTATGAAAACGAAGGTATAACTGGTAAATAGACTCGTCAAAAATGATCATCCATCCCTCACGTTCAAAATCTTTCATTTGATGTACCTGGTCGGGATGCACGAAAAATACCCGGTTAGTGAGCATCTGGTATTCGTTCTCATCTATCAGCTGGCTCCCATGTCCCTTCGTGATCCACATGATCATATAATGATCATGACGGTGCGAAACCGGGGATAGCTCATGAACATAGCTATTCAGATTAATAAGCTGAACATGGTTATTATCGAGCAAAAGCTGCCTGGGAATCCTATTTTTCATACCTACAGGCAAATCTAAGGTTTTAGGCTACATAGCACAGCAACTGACACATGCCGGTGAAGCTATAAAAAATTGGGGCTGAAAGAATTCAGCCCCGCTTAACACTTAAAATACATCATATTTGTTGAAAACTAATCCAGCGTTGATGATCCAAAACTACCGCTACCACATCGGCGTCACTTGATAATTATTAATAAATACTATGCCTAAATTAACCCTTAGCCATGCATCAGTATCTGATATTTATCATATAATCAAAGCAATACTTATTTAAGTTATATCAACACGGCTATAATAAGAACAGGTTGTTTACCCGATGGCAACAACCTGCTTTCTTTGTACGCGCCCTATAAGGGATCAGAGGTATTGCTGCAGATAAGTGCGAACCGACCTGCGCGCCACTTCCAGATGATTTTTCAATGTATGTTTAGCGATCTGTAAAGTATCTGCCGCTTCATTCAAACTAAGATCTTCCTGCTCCACCAATTCGTATACCTCCTTTTGCCTGGGCGTAAGGCGGTCTATCGCCGTTTGCCACAAATGCCTGCATTCCCTGAATTCTGTATGATCCTGGCATATCCAGTAAGCATCACCCGGTTCATAAGACGAATGCAATAACGCATCCCTGCGCTGCTTCCTGTACACATCACTCACAACCATGTTCCGCAACAGCTGGTTAATATAAGCTTCCAGGTTTGCCACGTTCTTCAATAATGCCCTTCTTTCCCAAAGCTTCACAAATACTGCCTGGTGTAATTCAGCACAGGTATCCGGATCCGTTACCAGCTTCCGCAACCGGTGATGCACATAAGGACTGTACTTCTCATACATGCGATGAAAAGCTTCCCTATTCCCTTCGGCAGCAAGTACAAGCATCTCACGGTTCATAGCAGCGCTGGCATTTAGTAGTTTTATCAGATGAGTATGCAATATCCTACCTGTAGAATATTTTCCAATGGACTTCAATATTTTCCGTAAATTATTCGGAACAGAAGCAATAAAATGGTATTTTTTACAGATTCCAGAGTAACATTTCGTCACTGGCAATAAAAAATTTACCCCGGATGTTATAAAACAAAAAAAGCCGGCAAAATGCCGGCTCTTTTATTCTTTTCTCCTCTGCCTTACTTCCAGCCACCTCCCAGTGCCTGATAAATATTTACCATAACATTCATCTGCTGCTTCTTTGTTTCTATTAACTCAAATTTAGATTCCAGTGCATCACGCTGTGTCATCAGCACCTCCATATAATCTGCACGGGCCGATTTGAAAAGATCATTTGAAATATCTATCGATTGGGTCAACGCCTGTACCTGCCTGGATTTCAGGTCATAGCTTTTCTCCAGGTTTCCCATCTTCGATAATTGATTGGCTACTTCTACATACGCATTAAGAATAGTGCGCTCGTAATTATACACCGCCTGTACCTGCTTTGCATTAGCCGTATAATAAGCAGCCTTGATAGCATTTTTATTTACCAGCGGCGCAACCAGCTCACCCGCCAGTGAATACAGCATAGACTCAGGCGTTCTCACGATATAAGACGGATTAAAAGCCTGGTATCCCAATGCCGCAGAGATTCCCAGCGAAGGATAAAACTCAGCTCTGGCCGCCTTTATATCCAGTCTCGCAGCAGCTAGGTCCAGCTCCGCCTGCTTAATATCCGGCCTGTTCGCCAGTAACTGTGACGGAAGGCCTGCGTAAACAGTATTAGGCAGGAGATTGCCAAAAGCCTGGCCATCTCTCGGAATAGGCTGAGGATAACGTCCCAGTAAAAAGTTGATCCTGTTTTCAGTTTCGGTGATCTTCTGTTGTATATCATACAAAAGACTCCTTGTACTGAAAACTTCAGCCTCAAACTTACGTACAGCCAGCTCTGTTACCCGTGTAGCTTCTTTTTGCAGCTTCACGATCTCAAGCGCATTGCTTTGAATATCGATATTCTGCTTTACAATATCCAGTTGGTTATCTAATGCCAGCAATTCATAGTAGGAGTTCGCCACTTCAGCAACCAGGTTGGTCACCACAAAATTCCTGCCCTCTACAGTCGACAGGAAACGCATTACCGCAGCCTTTTTGGCATTACGCAGTTTATGCCAGATGTCAACTTCCCATTGAGCATAGGCCGCTACAAGAAAATCCGGTAGCGGATCAGGCATCTCTTTCCCGGGCTTTATTTCAGTGGTGGCATCACCAGCCCCCTGGCTGGTGTACCTTCCCACTTTTTCTATCCCCGCAGCTGCCTTTATACCAACAGAAGGCAACAACTCTCCTTTTCTGGCCCTGATTTCATTCCTGGCTACCTCAATTTCCTGCAGCGTAATATTCAGTTCCTGGTTATTCTTAAGAGCCGTATCTATCAAAGCATTTAAATAGGGATCCCTGAAATACTCGCTCCATTTCACAGCAGCCGTATTCGTAGTATCCTTTGTGCCGTTATAACTGGCAGGCACCTCCTTATTAGCTGTCTTTTCTACCAGCGACGGCACATGGCAGGCCGCAGCCAATGAGATACAAGCTATCCCCGCCACCCTGCATATTCTGTTTCTAAACATTATGATCAATTTCTTCGGTTAAGGGATTCTCATCTTCATCTTTGATGAGCTTGCGTTTGGCGGCAATACTGCCGAATATGTAATAAAGCCCCGGCACCACAATTACACCGAAGACAGTACCGAACAACATACCACCTGCTGCTGCAGATCCGATGGTTCTGTTACCTACCGCTCCGGGACCAGAAGCAAATACCAGCGGTATCAAACCTGCGATAAATGCAAACGAAGTCATCAATATCGGCCGGAAACGAACCTTGGCGCCCAGTATCGCAGCGTCAAGCACCGATAAGCCTGCCCTGTGTTTCTGCGCAGCAAATTCAACGATCAGTACAGCGTTCTTACCCAGCAAACCAATCAGCATCACCAGTCCAATCTGTGCGTAAATATTATTCTCCAATCCCATTAGCTTCAATAACAGGAATGCACCAAAAACACCTGCCGGTAAAGAAAGTATCACAGAAAACGGCAATACGAAACTTTCATATTGTGCC
This window encodes:
- a CDS encoding helix-turn-helix domain-containing protein codes for the protein MKNRIPRQLLLDNNHVQLINLNSYVHELSPVSHRHDHYMIMWITKGHGSQLIDENEYQMLTNRVFFVHPDQVHQMKDFEREGWMIIFDESIYQLYLRFHTADTGNGMMRLGRNLPYTDLDALGASFFHHVIEMLRLQLSTAAGDIYALTHLISLLFLHASRHRRNEASAAQLSDAKQLMSRLELLIESNFTTRTPVSFYASALNMDTRNLNRMVKKESDFTVHELVEKRLLTESKILLASSALTVKEISYQLGFADPAYFNRFFRKYMNVTPVEFRRSKTQV
- a CDS encoding TolC family protein, with protein sequence MFRNRICRVAGIACISLAAACHVPSLVEKTANKEVPASYNGTKDTTNTAAVKWSEYFRDPYLNALIDTALKNNQELNITLQEIEVARNEIRARKGELLPSVGIKAAAGIEKVGRYTSQGAGDATTEIKPGKEMPDPLPDFLVAAYAQWEVDIWHKLRNAKKAAVMRFLSTVEGRNFVVTNLVAEVANSYYELLALDNQLDIVKQNIDIQSNALEIVKLQKEATRVTELAVRKFEAEVFSTRSLLYDIQQKITETENRINFLLGRYPQPIPRDGQAFGNLLPNTVYAGLPSQLLANRPDIKQAELDLAAARLDIKAARAEFYPSLGISAALGYQAFNPSYIVRTPESMLYSLAGELVAPLVNKNAIKAAYYTANAKQVQAVYNYERTILNAYVEVANQLSKMGNLEKSYDLKSRQVQALTQSIDISNDLFKSARADYMEVLMTQRDALESKFELIETKKQQMNVMVNIYQALGGGWK
- a CDS encoding RNA polymerase sigma factor — protein: MNREMLVLAAEGNREAFHRMYEKYSPYVHHRLRKLVTDPDTCAELHQAVFVKLWERRALLKNVANLEAYINQLLRNMVVSDVYRKQRRDALLHSSYEPGDAYWICQDHTEFRECRHLWQTAIDRLTPRQKEVYELVEQEDLSLNEAADTLQIAKHTLKNHLEVARRSVRTYLQQYL